Proteins from one Cryptomeria japonica chromosome 4, Sugi_1.0, whole genome shotgun sequence genomic window:
- the LOC131047285 gene encoding uncharacterized protein LOC131047285 isoform X1: protein MATSSQELPPYDPFVKSTYTSTNRPQFLRYQPNRKDDDEDSPQSLRYHPSRKDDDEDFPQKYRGMERRPCSKIMIQILVVAFSVFIGCISTWQYMSINTPEELDLPINEYAHELGFACNCSKLYAGFNLQDLSEYADRFGLPNGKNSKELDPPINVYADELGFACNSSKLYAGLNLQALTEYAYGIGLSIGENSEELDLPINAYADELGFARNSSKLYAGLNLQALSEYADGFVLSIGGNSKELDLPITAYADELGLLISREESCLQITENTEEFSILIDGDEAHGLAVLEQFSTPEFERTYNFGTHSTILIGLSGTLALESRNRMETVTSEEKKAKEWVWDVFLAKDSKHLGAVCPLALLYAVTGAFFCAAAVVLNWSRKRATYSSTKSSLEYVKEIQAKINEHTQQRPFQQLSIMQRKSSSAPSVHLLNEYSVSSSLKKKDNKWNDSSIRGNSFYIPNQEARRKGNSAAATNQENMATGEIYMKNTSYGSRTTMAKKDVDEKKLKEIPTRRSNRISNRAKSDCTLYKQDIERKQLNAIPLRRSERIRNLTKSDCAHTRRHHA from the exons ATGGCCACGAGCTCCCAAGAGCTCCCACCTTATGACCCATTTGTCAAATCTACGTATACGTCTACTAATAGGCCACAATTTTTGCGCTACCAGCCCAACAGAAAGGACGATGATGAAGACTCCCCACAATCTTTGCGCTACCACCCCAGCAGAAAGGACGATGATGAAGACTTCCCGCAGAAATACAGAGGAATGGAGCGAAGGCCTTGCTCCAAAATTATGATTCAGATATTAGTGGTGGCGTTCTCTGTGTTTATTGGTTGTATATCTACATGGCAATATATGTCAATTAATACTCCAGAAGAATTGGACCTGCCAATCAATGAATATGCACATGAATTGGGCTTTGCATGCAATTGTAGCAAGTTGTATGCTGGTTTTAATTTGCAAGATCTCAGTGAATACGCAGATAGATTCGGCCTGCCAAATGgtaaaaattcaaaagaattggaCCCGCCAATCAATGTATATGCAGATGAATTGGGCTTTGCATGCAATTCTAGCAAGTTGTATGCTGGTCTTAATTTGCAAGCTCTCACTGAATATGCATATGGAATCGGCCTGTCAATTGGTGAAAATTCAGAAGAATTGGACCTGCCAATCAATGCATATGCAGATGAATTGGGCTTTGCACGCAATTCTAGCAAGTTGTATGCTGGTCTTAATTTGCAAGCTCTCAGTGAATATGCAGATGGATTTGTCCTGTCAATTGGTGGCAATTCAAAAGAATTGGACCTGCCAATCACTGCATATGCAGATGAATTGGGCCTGTTAATTAGCAGAGAGGAATCTTGCCTTCAAATCACTGAAAATACAGAGGAATTCAGCATTTTAATTGATGGAGATGAAGCCCATGGTCTTGCAGTACTTGAGCAGTTTAGCACACCGGAATTTGAGAGAACATACAATTTTGGAACCCATAGTACCATTTTAATTGGCCTGTCTGGAACACTGGCGTTGGAGAGTCGTAATCGCATGGAAACTGTCACATCAGAGGAAAAAAAGGCCAAGGAATGGGTGTGGGATGTTTTTCTTGCAAAAGATTCTAAACATTTGGGAGCAGTGTGTCCTCTGGCTCTGCTTTATGCAGTTACGGGTGCATTTTTTTGTGCAGCCGCAGTAGTGCTTAATTGGTCCAGAAAAAGGGCAACATATTCTAGCACTAAGTCTTCCCTAGAATATGTTAAAGAAATTCAGGCAAAGATAAACGAGCATACACAACAACGTCCTTTTCAGCAGTTGTCAATAATGCAGAGGAAGAGTTCCTCTGCGCCTAGTGTGCATCTTCTAAATGAGTATTCTGTCAGCTCTTCTcttaaaaagaaagataacaagtGGAATGATTCAAGCATTCGAGGAAATTCATTTTACATTCCCAACCAGGAGGCGAGGAGGAAGGGCAATTCAGCTGCCGCCACGAACCAAGAAAACATGGCAACTGGAGAAATATATATGAAAAATACTTCTTATGGAAGTCGAACAACGATGGCAAAGAAG GATGTAGATGAAAAGAAGCTAAAAGAAATACCTACCCGAAGATCAAATCGGATTTCAAACCGAGCAAAATCTGATTGCACTCTCTATAAACAA GATATAGAGAGAAAGCAGCTAAATGCAATACCTTTGAGGAGATCAGAGCGGATCAGGAATTTAACAAAATCTGATTGTGCTCATACTCGTAGACACCATGCATAG
- the LOC131047285 gene encoding uncharacterized protein LOC131047285 isoform X2, with protein MATSSQELPPYDPFVKSTYTSTNRPQFLRYQPNRKDDDEDSPQSLRYHPSRKDDDEDFPQKYRGMERRPCSKIMIQILVVAFSVFIGCISTWQYMSINTPEELDLPINEYAHELGFACNCSKLYAGFNLQDLSEYADRFGLPNGKNSKELDPPINVYADELGFACNSSKLYAGLNLQALTEYAYGIGLSIGENSEELDLPINAYADELGFARNSSKLYAGLNLQALSEYADGFVLSIGGNSKELDLPITAYADELGLLISREESCLQITENTEEFSILIDGDEAHGLAVLEQFSTPEFERTYNFGTHSTILIGLSGTLALESRNRMETVTSEEKKAKEWVWDVFLAKDSKHLGAVCPLALLYAVTGAFFCAAAVVLNWSRKRATYSSTKSSLEYVKEIQAKINEHTQQRPFQQLSIMQRKSSSAPSVHLLNEYSVSSSLKKKDNKWNDSSIRGNSFYIPNQEARRKGNSAAATNQENMATGEIYMKNTSYGSRTTMAKKDVDEKKLKEIPTRRSNRISNRDIERKQLNAIPLRRSERIRNLTKSDCAHTRRHHA; from the exons ATGGCCACGAGCTCCCAAGAGCTCCCACCTTATGACCCATTTGTCAAATCTACGTATACGTCTACTAATAGGCCACAATTTTTGCGCTACCAGCCCAACAGAAAGGACGATGATGAAGACTCCCCACAATCTTTGCGCTACCACCCCAGCAGAAAGGACGATGATGAAGACTTCCCGCAGAAATACAGAGGAATGGAGCGAAGGCCTTGCTCCAAAATTATGATTCAGATATTAGTGGTGGCGTTCTCTGTGTTTATTGGTTGTATATCTACATGGCAATATATGTCAATTAATACTCCAGAAGAATTGGACCTGCCAATCAATGAATATGCACATGAATTGGGCTTTGCATGCAATTGTAGCAAGTTGTATGCTGGTTTTAATTTGCAAGATCTCAGTGAATACGCAGATAGATTCGGCCTGCCAAATGgtaaaaattcaaaagaattggaCCCGCCAATCAATGTATATGCAGATGAATTGGGCTTTGCATGCAATTCTAGCAAGTTGTATGCTGGTCTTAATTTGCAAGCTCTCACTGAATATGCATATGGAATCGGCCTGTCAATTGGTGAAAATTCAGAAGAATTGGACCTGCCAATCAATGCATATGCAGATGAATTGGGCTTTGCACGCAATTCTAGCAAGTTGTATGCTGGTCTTAATTTGCAAGCTCTCAGTGAATATGCAGATGGATTTGTCCTGTCAATTGGTGGCAATTCAAAAGAATTGGACCTGCCAATCACTGCATATGCAGATGAATTGGGCCTGTTAATTAGCAGAGAGGAATCTTGCCTTCAAATCACTGAAAATACAGAGGAATTCAGCATTTTAATTGATGGAGATGAAGCCCATGGTCTTGCAGTACTTGAGCAGTTTAGCACACCGGAATTTGAGAGAACATACAATTTTGGAACCCATAGTACCATTTTAATTGGCCTGTCTGGAACACTGGCGTTGGAGAGTCGTAATCGCATGGAAACTGTCACATCAGAGGAAAAAAAGGCCAAGGAATGGGTGTGGGATGTTTTTCTTGCAAAAGATTCTAAACATTTGGGAGCAGTGTGTCCTCTGGCTCTGCTTTATGCAGTTACGGGTGCATTTTTTTGTGCAGCCGCAGTAGTGCTTAATTGGTCCAGAAAAAGGGCAACATATTCTAGCACTAAGTCTTCCCTAGAATATGTTAAAGAAATTCAGGCAAAGATAAACGAGCATACACAACAACGTCCTTTTCAGCAGTTGTCAATAATGCAGAGGAAGAGTTCCTCTGCGCCTAGTGTGCATCTTCTAAATGAGTATTCTGTCAGCTCTTCTcttaaaaagaaagataacaagtGGAATGATTCAAGCATTCGAGGAAATTCATTTTACATTCCCAACCAGGAGGCGAGGAGGAAGGGCAATTCAGCTGCCGCCACGAACCAAGAAAACATGGCAACTGGAGAAATATATATGAAAAATACTTCTTATGGAAGTCGAACAACGATGGCAAAGAAG GATGTAGATGAAAAGAAGCTAAAAGAAATACCTACCCGAAGATCAAATCGGATTTCAAACCGA GATATAGAGAGAAAGCAGCTAAATGCAATACCTTTGAGGAGATCAGAGCGGATCAGGAATTTAACAAAATCTGATTGTGCTCATACTCGTAGACACCATGCATAG